CGACATCTCCAATGAGATTCTGAGCATTGTAGTACAGTTCTCGTTGGAACTGTCCGCGGTCGATCCGTGCGTCTGGCCACGCTTCGATATCGACGCCGAGATATCGCCATCGTGGGCGAAGGTGTTTCGGGAGATGGCGCACAGATCACTCGCCCTCAGTTCGCTCAGCTCGTTCTGCGACCAACACACCGACTTGCCCGTGGACCCGTTCAACGGCAGTGAGCGAGAATCCGGTGTCAGTCAGCGCGTCGGCCAGCACTCCTACAGTCGCGGGGTCGTCCACCTCGGGATCGTAGTACGGTTCGTCGGGATCCGGCGTCTCGAAAAACATCACGTCTCCGAGGACGAATCGTCGGGGACCGAGCGCAGCGATCGTTTCGATCGCTGCCCGTTTCTCGTCGTCGCTCAGGTGGTGGAGCGCGAAATTCGAAACGACGATGTCGACAGGCCCATTGTAGTTCGGCTCGCGGAACGTGCCCGACCCGAACGTCACGTTTTCGATGTCGTGAGCGGCTGCTTTCTCTCGAGCTTGGTCCATCATCCCGTCGCTGATGTCCCGACCGACGACCTGCGCCGCATCAGCTGCCAGTGAAAGCCCGATCGCGCCCGTCCCGGTGCCGAGGTCGAGAACGATATCCGACGGTTCGGGAGCCGCATGATCGATGACGAGGCTAACACACGCGCGATACTCCTCGTTTTCGGGCTGCTGATCGTCGTAGGCTGCTGCGTGGTCATCGAACCGGGCTGCGTGTTCCTCAATCGTCTTCTTCATACCGTCCAGTACGGACGCCGGGCTCAATGAACGACTCGGACCGCCGGTCCCGGTTGCGCGCTGCTATCACCTTCCACGCCTGCAGTCCACGACGTATCTGATCGTCTGTGAACCCGATTGTGGTCCCGACGCCCATGAGCTCTCGGGGGGCCCGCAGTTCCAGATGGCTCCGGGGGTCTCCGCTCACGACGTAGGGGACATCGTACTTTTCGACCAGCGTTCGGAGCCGTCGAAGCCCGCGGAGCGCCTTGACGCGTTCACCGCCGTCGGCGCGCAGCACGCGAGAGAAATTGAACTCGACGTGAACGCCGTTATCCGCTGCAGCGCGCGCGAGGACGTGATTGAACTCCCCGTCAGCCATGGGATGAGCGAGGACATCGACCCGTTCATCCTCACAGGCCAACCGATTGTGCCGTCCGCCGTGGACACAGACGATCGTCCGACGCGATCGATGGCGCGTAATCTCGCTCGCAACCGACGACCGGTCGTTAGCGCGAATCTCGACTCCCTCAACCACGTCGATTCCGAATTCCGCCGCGATCCCGTCTGGATCGTACTCCGCCATCGCGTCGTCGTGACACCGAACGACGAGACCGTCATACTCCAGCTCGGAGACGGTGAGAGCGAGGCGGGCGACTGTGCTCGTCCCGTCGGGACGCGCGTGAGCGGCCTCATACATGGTCGGATCACTCCGAAAGTGGATCGAACGCGTCGATCACGTTTTCGATCGCGGATTCCTTTTTGGCTGGATACGCTTCGATCTTCCCACGGAACGACAGTCCATCTCCGAGCGCTACGCTTCCAGCTAGAGCGGCCTGCTTGTCGAGATACAGATACAACTCGCAGTTTTCGGTCACTCGCCGATCGAGTTCGCTACCCACCTGCGCCCACTCCTCGGGGGACATCCGATCGAGTTGTGCGAGGACGTGTCGGATCGCATCCGCGTTTTCGACCCGCGCCGACAACACGACGATGCGGTCGCCAGCATACCCCGTATTCTCGACGCGTTCGATCTCGAACTCCTCCGGGAGAAACGTTCGAAGGGCACGCTCGACACGGGGCTCATCTTCGGTGGCGTAACAAAACGCCTGAAGATCGACGTAGTGGAATGGAACGCCCGACACGGCTGGTCGTTACTCCTCGGAATCCGAAGCGGGTTCGAGGGCGTCTTCCGGAACGCCCTGTTCCTGTCCGTCCTCGAAACTCACGGTGTACGTCGCATCACCAAACATCGTCTCCATTACTTGGGTGATCGTTCCCACATCACCGTCATGCTCGCTGTGCTCATCGTGTAGCACCACGTTGTCGTCTTCATCGAATGCCATATCCACCATACCTCACGACTCAACAAAAAAACCCTGATTTCCTACCCGGACTACTAACAATATAAATTCGTGTGACAATGACATATCAACGGTAGAATAATCTGGTCCGATCAACCGAACGAAACGCACCATTACTGGACGTTAAAACCGATAGAAACGTATTCCGAAGTTTAATGATGATCTGTGGTACATATCTAATATGGAGTTTGTCACCACTGAAACGGTTCCCGGCCGTGAGATTCAAAAGACACTCGGTATCGCTCGTGGCAACACCGTCAAAGCGCGTAACGTCGGACGGGATATCACCCAGAGCATCCGAAATATCACTGGTGGCGAGTTGAAAGCCTACTCCGAGCTTCTGAGCGACGCCCGCGATGAAGCCCTCGAACGTATGGCCGATGACGCCGAGTCGTTGGATGCCGATGCTGTCGTCAACGTTCGACTCGAAAGTTCCGCGATCGCCAACGGGGGATCGGAAGTGATCGCCTATGGCACCGCCGTCACGTTGGACTGAGACAACAGTCCCTAATTGTCAACGATTCTATGGTCGAACGGAACGATCCAGCCAGAGCCGGCGTCAAAGCCGGTCGCCTCGTTGGTCTCCTGACGGGAGTGCTCGCCGTCGTGAGCCTGTTAGAGATCCAAGGGACCTACTACGGGGAGATGACTGCGATACTCGGTCTGTTTGGGATCGATTGGTTTCCGGTCTCGGCTCTGTTCTGGTGGAACGCCCTTCTCACGATAATCGCTCGGTACACCCTCGGGTACGTGACCGGTAGCCTCATCGGCGTTCTGTACGACTGGCTCGACCATCCGTCGTGCTCCGTCCTGATCGGGGGCGTTCTCGGCATTGGCATCGTCGACGGATTTGTGGCTACCGTTGACACACGCAGCATCCTCATAGGCGGTGGGTATCTCCTCGCCTGGGTCTGTTATGCGCCGACCTTTCTCTGGCTGTTCGATGCGGACGCTGGCGACGATCGATCCGGACCGCTCAGATTAGGGGACTGAGGATCGACGTCACGCTGAGAGACTCAGTCCTCAAGCGTCGTTTTCTCTTTTTTGTGGACGTGTACGTCCCTGATCTGGGTAGTAGGATACTCGCCGTCTTCGTTTTTTTCCGCGGCTTTCACCATGTCCCAGACGACGTTCAGTCCGGTCGTAACACCAGTGAGAGCTTCCATCTCGCAACCGGTTTTGCCGATTGTTTCGACGACGACTGTCAGCGTCACACAGTCCTCTTGTATCTCAAAATCGCTCTCGACGTTCGTGACCGGGATCTGGTGGCACATCGGAATCGATTCCCACGTGTGCTTGACCGCTTGGACGACTCCGACGCGGGCAGTAGCGAGGACGTTCCCCTTCTCGATTTCGTCGGCACGGACGGCGTCGACGGTCGAGGGCCGAAGCTCGATGGTTCCGGTAGCGATCGCTCGGCGTTTCGTATCGGGTTTTCGACCCACGTCGACCATCTGGACCGATCGCTCCTCGTCGATGTGTGAGAACCCATCGGTCACGCATCTAGCACCTCAGGAACGCGGTCGATGATATCGAGCGGCGAAATCGATGCTCGTTCGTTGCTAGCGCGTTCGCCAGCCCGGCCGTTGATGTACGCGCCGATCGCAGCGGCATGGATCGGTTCGAGAACCGATGCAAACGCCCCGACGATGCCCGCGAGCACGTCGCCCGTCCCACCGACGGTCATTTCGGGCGTTCCGCTGCGGTTGACGCGCGTC
The sequence above is drawn from the Halocatena salina genome and encodes:
- a CDS encoding RNase P subunit p30 family protein gives rise to the protein MYEAAHARPDGTSTVARLALTVSELEYDGLVVRCHDDAMAEYDPDGIAAEFGIDVVEGVEIRANDRSSVASEITRHRSRRTIVCVHGGRHNRLACEDERVDVLAHPMADGEFNHVLARAAADNGVHVEFNFSRVLRADGGERVKALRGLRRLRTLVEKYDVPYVVSGDPRSHLELRAPRELMGVGTTIGFTDDQIRRGLQAWKVIAARNRDRRSESFIEPGVRTGRYEEDD
- the moaC gene encoding cyclic pyranopterin monophosphate synthase MoaC gives rise to the protein MTDGFSHIDEERSVQMVDVGRKPDTKRRAIATGTIELRPSTVDAVRADEIEKGNVLATARVGVVQAVKHTWESIPMCHQIPVTNVESDFEIQEDCVTLTVVVETIGKTGCEMEALTGVTTGLNVVWDMVKAAEKNEDGEYPTTQIRDVHVHKKEKTTLED
- a CDS encoding RNA-binding protein codes for the protein MSGVPFHYVDLQAFCYATEDEPRVERALRTFLPEEFEIERVENTGYAGDRIVVLSARVENADAIRHVLAQLDRMSPEEWAQVGSELDRRVTENCELYLYLDKQAALAGSVALGDGLSFRGKIEAYPAKKESAIENVIDAFDPLSE
- a CDS encoding DUF1918 domain-containing protein produces the protein MAFDEDDNVVLHDEHSEHDGDVGTITQVMETMFGDATYTVSFEDGQEQGVPEDALEPASDSEE
- a CDS encoding YbjQ family protein, producing the protein MEFVTTETVPGREIQKTLGIARGNTVKARNVGRDITQSIRNITGGELKAYSELLSDARDEALERMADDAESLDADAVVNVRLESSAIANGGSEVIAYGTAVTLD
- a CDS encoding class I SAM-dependent methyltransferase, coding for MKKTIEEHAARFDDHAAAYDDQQPENEEYRACVSLVIDHAAPEPSDIVLDLGTGTGAIGLSLAADAAQVVGRDISDGMMDQAREKAAAHDIENVTFGSGTFREPNYNGPVDIVVSNFALHHLSDDEKRAAIETIAALGPRRFVLGDVMFFETPDPDEPYYDPEVDDPATVGVLADALTDTGFSLTAVERVHGQVGVLVAERAERTEGE